Part of the Candidatus Moraniibacteriota bacterium genome is shown below.
AGGCTTCCTCCACTCTAGCGCGAGAATAAAAACCTGTCAATACTCGTATATATCCTTAATTCCCAAGAGGTGAGACTCTTGGTAGGATAGAATCATGAAGGCCCCAACACAAGATCACTCAATCCTTCTCCACATTGTCCCCCTTGTGGCACTTTCACCGGAAAAGTCGCCGTTTTTCTCATACCGGTCAAGCAAAGACCTTCCTCGCGGATCTGTTGTTTCAATATCATTCGGACCGAGAACCGTCCGCGGCATTGTCTGGGGACGAGAGTTGTCACACACTTCACCGTCTTTCTCATCGCGAAGACCGTTTCAATACAAAGACGTTGGGAAACTGCTCGCGAGAGCATTCCTCCCCGAAAGCGCGCTTTGCCTCGCAGAGCATCTCTCCTGCGCCAATTCCCTCGCTCTCGGCACCATACTTCCCAAATTCCTCCCAAAGATATTTCCCAAAGAGCACGATATACTTTCAACAGACTCACCAAAAAAGCTTCGCCCATGGAAAAAGCTCTCCATACAGAGAAAACTCTTCACACTCACACGAGAACAAAAACAAGCGACAAAAAACATACTTACCTCCACTCATCCGCATACCCTTCTCTTTGGACCGCCAGCATCAGGCAAAACATTCGTGTACTTCGAATGTATCCAGAAGCTCCTCGCAAAAGGCAGGCAGGCGATTATCCTCTTCCCCGACAAATCCATTCTCCTGCAGGAGCACGATCGCTACGCAAAAATATTTGGAGAGAATGCGCTCGCTGTTTTTCATCCCGGGATGAAAACGTCTGAGCGAGATGCGCTGATTCATCGCGTACAAAGTGGCGACATCCGAATCCTCCTCGGCACTCGATCAGCACTCTTCCTTCCCTTTTGCAAGCTTGCCCTCGTCATCGTAGACGACGCCGGCGCTCCCTCATACCAGAAGCAGGGCATCATCCTGCCATACGAGGTGCATCGCACAGCAGAGAAATTTGCAGAACTCCATCATGCACATTGCCTCTTCGGCTCTTCGGCGCCATCATTTGAAATGTTTTTCACCGCGCGCAAATCAGGAGGACTTGTGACGCTCCCCGCCTCACCCACTCGATCCATATCCTTCCACACTATCAATCTCCGATTCGAACGCTGGAAGAAAAAGCTCGCCCCCGTATCGGAAGAACTTGGCAACGCTCTTGCTGCTACGATTGATCACAAAGAACAGGCACTCCTCTTTGTCTCCCGCGAAGGCATGAATTCCTTCTCCATCTGCACGGAATGCAAGACCGTCTTCAGATGCTCTGACTGCAAGAAACCCCTCGCCTACCGAGCAGAAGGCGATTATTTTTGTATTCACTGCAAGAAAACGCTCGGCGCAACGCCTTCATGCCCTGCCTGCGGGTCGCTCGCCTTTCAACACCTCGGCGCAGGAACCGAGCGCGTCGAACGAGACCTCGCCCGTCGCTTCCCGTATATCCGCACCGTCCGATACGACCGAAAGAGCGCCACTCAGAAAACAACCTTCTCTCGTGTGCAAGAATTCATCGCAGGAACACGAGACGTACTCATCACCACCGAGCACGGCATACGCGGTTGGGACTTGCCCCGCCTCTCACTCATTGGTATCATAGATGCGGACACGCTTCTCGGCGCTCCCTCATGGGATGCAGACGAAATCGCACTCCGAAATATATTCTCCGCAAGCGGACGGGCAGGGAGAGGACGCAACAAAGAATCGGGACAGGGGGATGTTTTCATTCAGACATTCCATCCCGAAAACCCGCTCTTTTCGCTCCTTGGCACAGAAGATCTCGAAGGATTCTTCCGAACCATCGAGGAGGAGCGCCAACTCTTTCTCTACCCCCCTTTCGGCACAATGACCAAACTCATCGGTCGATTCACAACCACGAAGAAACTCTCCCAAGAAGTTGACCGCGTATACGAAGCGCTCCAGGCATATGCAACAGAATCCGGTCGCACACTGCGCATTTCTCCACCATCCCCGATCCGCAAAACACCGCAAACTTCAAAAAGTCGCTTCTTCGAACAACACATCCTCATTCGGCAGTCCCGTTCGTCCAAAAAAAATCTCCCTGCCTTCGAAAACTTCCTCATGACACTTCCTCATGGATGGACAAAAGAAAGTGAATAACGCTGTTTTTCTGAAAAATATGACTACCATTCTCCCTATCGTGACCGGCAGAGATACCGAGATACTTCACCGAAAAGCCGCTCGCGTGAAAGACCCGCTCTCACCCGACATTCAAAATCTCATCCCCGTCATGTTTGATTCTCTTCGTGTTGCGGAAGGAATCGGACTTGCCGCGCCGCAGGTTGATCATTCAATTCGACTCGCCGTCATCGAGATTGAAGGTGATCGAACCGTGCTCATCAATCCAAAGATTACTTCTTTCTCCAAAGAAAAGATTCTCTTCGAAGAAGGATGCCTCAGCCTCCCCAAAGAATACTTCCTCATCGAACGCTCCGAGAAAGTGACTCTCCGCTACGAAGACGAACACGGCAAAGAAATTAAAAAGCGAGCCACGGGACTTTTCGCTATCGTCGTCCAACACGAAATCGACCACCTCGACGGCATCCTCATCGCCGATCGATTCAAAAATCAGAAACAGAGAAAACACTACGCTCTCTAGAAAACATACAGGGAAGGAGAAGCTTGAAAGCAGGATTAGGCAAGAAGAAATCTCTATAAGAAGTTGTCACAAAAACACGCCCTTTTTGTACTGTTTTTCGGGAAAAATTGTTTTTTTGCGGCTTTCGGAGCAAGCGGAGACAAGCAAAAAAACAATTTTTCCCGAAAACAAGCTTATCTTACAAACTCCAAAAGTTTTCCAAGAAAAATATTCTACAGAATACAAATTTCCTCGATATACTAAGAGAAAAAATTATGTCAGAAGCATCGAGCACCCGCGTAGTGTTTATGGGAACACCACACTTCGCAGAAACAATGCTCCAATCAATCGTCGGCGCGGGCTACAATGTTGTCGCTGCATACACACAGCCCGACCGTCCGTCCGGTCGCAATCAAGAAGTTGTACAGAGTCCCGTCAAGATATTTGCCGACACGCACAGCATACCCGTCGAACAACCCGTCCGATTCGATAGTGAAGCAAAAGAAATGTTGCGCGCTCTCAAGCCAGACATCATCATCGTTGCTGCCTATGGGAAAATTCTCCCACAAGAAGTACTCGACATTCCTCCATTCGGCTGCATCAATATCCATGCCTCCCTCCTTCCTCGCTGGAGGGGCGCTTCGCCAGTTCAAAATGCTCTCCTTGCCGGTGACACCGAAACCGGTGTCACTATCATGAAAATGGACGCTGGTATGGATACCGGAGCAATCTTCAAGCAGAAAACTGTTCCCATTGACCCACTCGATACCACTGCTACCCTCCTCCCAAAACTCGCCAAAGCAAGCACCGCACTTCTCATTCCCACACTTGAGAAATGGCTCGACAAAGAAATAGAACCAACACCACAAGAAACTTCTGGCATAACCCTCTGCCAACTCATAGAGCGTGAAGACGGAAAAGTATTCTGGAGCGATGAGGCAGAATCGATATACAATCGTTACCGGGCACTTTCTCCCTGGCCTGGGATTTTCTCGTTCTGGAGAAAGGATGGCTCTCTCCTTCGCATCAAATTTCACAGCATTTCACTTCAGAAGCAAAGTCCAGAAATACACCATGATCTTGGACAGGTATTTGAAATTGGCGAGACTCTCGGGGTCGCAACCACACGCGGCACCATCCTCCTTAATGAAATCCAGCTTGAGGGAAAGTCCTGCGTCTCCGCCAAAGATTTCATCCGCGGATACCCCGACTTCGTTGGAAGCATACTCGAATAAGAACGCTATGCCACAAGAAAAAGGTTCGAAAGACGCCTTTGTAATTTTTTTGGGACTCGCTCTGGTTATTAGTATTGGAGCATGGTCACTTTTTCGTTCAAAGAATAATCAACAATCCAACAAAAGCATCTCGAATGACACTGTCCAGCAAGAAATCGCCAGCGACTTCCACACTATCACACTCCAGAAGCTCCAAGATATTATTTTACAAAAAGAGCCCGACAGCGGAACGAGAATCATCGATACGCGCCCGACATCACTCTGGGCGGACGAGCACATCATCGGTTCCGAAAGCCTCATGATCGAAGATGCCGAGCAATCTCTCCAGCCAACCGATGCTGAAAAATCACAAAATTGGGTCATTGTCGCACCAAGCACCTCTTCGGCGGGGCAGCTTGTTGCACTCTTGCGGACACGTGGCATTCCCGACGAGCATATTTTTGTATTCGACGGAACCTACGAATCATGGAAAGAAAAGACCGGACTCATCATACGCCGCGCCGATCCCACTTCCTCCCTTGACGTCACCAAGGTCACGCTCACTTCTCCCGAAGAAGCGAAAACAAAAATCGGCAGTGGCGGACAATGGTTCATCCTCGATATCCGCTCTCCCGATCTTTTTTCCAGCGGACACATAGCTGGCGCCACCAACATTCCTTTCGCAAGCATCGAGGCAAATCGCCACATCATTCCCTCAACGGCGAGCATACTCGTCTACGGTGCCAACGACCGCGAGAGCTTCGCTGGCGGAGTCCTCCTTTTCGACCTCGGTTTCTTCAATACTATCACACTCTCCTCTGGATTTGACGAATGGAAAACAAAGAATCTCCCTGTGGGGAAATAGCAAAGATACCTTCGACAAAAAAATTATAAAACGACTCTTTCTGCTAAGAGTCGTTTTATGTCAGACGTGTTCAAAGTATCGAGACCAATACCATTCAAAGACTACTCTGTCACCACAGCGAGAATATCTTCGTTTTTGACAATGGCATATTCAGTACCGGCTATCTTGATATCGGTTCCGCCATAGCGGGTATAGATAATGTGCTGACCGGGCTTCACCTTGATCTTGTCACTCTCGCCAATCGCTACAACCTTGCCTTCCTTTGAGGATCGATCCGAAGAGGCATTCTCCGGCAAATAAAGACCTGAATCGGTTTTCACTTCCGGCTTTTCAAAAGCAACCAACACATTCTCACCAAGTGGCGCAACATTCACCTTTTTCATAGGCATATTCAGATTAACGGATTATCACTCTCTCTATTTTAAGAAAGCGATTGGCACTTGTCAAGGAAGAGTGCTAAAAATTTGTCTCTTGAAGCACGCTACAGATCAACAGACACATCTTGCTCTATTCCTCCACGAAGTACGCGGAGCGTCGCGATATCTCCCCGACTCAGTCTCCCGATTGCTACAGAGAGTGGGTTGTCGAGATTAATCTCTTGCTCGTTAACAGCGATAACAATATCACCAATACGAAGCCCTGCCTTTTCCGCTGGTGATCCTGAGAGGATGGCAAGTCCCTGTCGCCCGGAAGGAGTCATGATAAGCGCGCCACGGTCACGACCAATTGAGTTGGCAATCGCATATGCCTTGGTGATAGAAATATACGAAACGCCCAAACGAGGTCGATTCGAAAGCGTCCCGCGCACTTGTCGTTCAAGCGATGCCTTCACAGCGCTCCCAGGAAGCAGAAATGTTTCGAAACCACCGTCTTTCGGCGCGTTCCCAACGATACCAACTAAATCCCCTTGATAGTCGATAGCTGGACCGCCAAGATAAGGAGCAAGTGTCGCAGCATCAACAGCATACACGCCCTCCCACTGCTCCGACGATGCAACGACACCTCCGGCGATATTAAATGATTTGTCTGTATTGCCCAAAAGTCCCGTTGAATAACGGTTCCGATATTCTTCCGCCGTATTAGCAATCAAAATTAATTTCTTCCCCGCGCGAATCCCATCCGGATCAGCGAAAGATATGGAAGGTAAATTGGAAGCCGCAATCGACAAGTAGGAAAGTCCCGTGAGCGAGTCAGTCGCCACA
Proteins encoded:
- the priA gene encoding primosomal protein N'; translated protein: MKAPTQDHSILLHIVPLVALSPEKSPFFSYRSSKDLPRGSVVSISFGPRTVRGIVWGRELSHTSPSFSSRRPFQYKDVGKLLARAFLPESALCLAEHLSCANSLALGTILPKFLPKIFPKEHDILSTDSPKKLRPWKKLSIQRKLFTLTREQKQATKNILTSTHPHTLLFGPPASGKTFVYFECIQKLLAKGRQAIILFPDKSILLQEHDRYAKIFGENALAVFHPGMKTSERDALIHRVQSGDIRILLGTRSALFLPFCKLALVIVDDAGAPSYQKQGIILPYEVHRTAEKFAELHHAHCLFGSSAPSFEMFFTARKSGGLVTLPASPTRSISFHTINLRFERWKKKLAPVSEELGNALAATIDHKEQALLFVSREGMNSFSICTECKTVFRCSDCKKPLAYRAEGDYFCIHCKKTLGATPSCPACGSLAFQHLGAGTERVERDLARRFPYIRTVRYDRKSATQKTTFSRVQEFIAGTRDVLITTEHGIRGWDLPRLSLIGIIDADTLLGAPSWDADEIALRNIFSASGRAGRGRNKESGQGDVFIQTFHPENPLFSLLGTEDLEGFFRTIEEERQLFLYPPFGTMTKLIGRFTTTKKLSQEVDRVYEALQAYATESGRTLRISPPSPIRKTPQTSKSRFFEQHILIRQSRSSKKNLPAFENFLMTLPHGWTKESE
- the def gene encoding peptide deformylase, which gives rise to MTTILPIVTGRDTEILHRKAARVKDPLSPDIQNLIPVMFDSLRVAEGIGLAAPQVDHSIRLAVIEIEGDRTVLINPKITSFSKEKILFEEGCLSLPKEYFLIERSEKVTLRYEDEHGKEIKKRATGLFAIVVQHEIDHLDGILIADRFKNQKQRKHYAL
- a CDS encoding methionyl-tRNA formyltransferase: MSEASSTRVVFMGTPHFAETMLQSIVGAGYNVVAAYTQPDRPSGRNQEVVQSPVKIFADTHSIPVEQPVRFDSEAKEMLRALKPDIIIVAAYGKILPQEVLDIPPFGCINIHASLLPRWRGASPVQNALLAGDTETGVTIMKMDAGMDTGAIFKQKTVPIDPLDTTATLLPKLAKASTALLIPTLEKWLDKEIEPTPQETSGITLCQLIEREDGKVFWSDEAESIYNRYRALSPWPGIFSFWRKDGSLLRIKFHSISLQKQSPEIHHDLGQVFEIGETLGVATTRGTILLNEIQLEGKSCVSAKDFIRGYPDFVGSILE
- a CDS encoding co-chaperone GroES, encoding MPMKKVNVAPLGENVLVAFEKPEVKTDSGLYLPENASSDRSSKEGKVVAIGESDKIKVKPGQHIIYTRYGGTDIKIAGTEYAIVKNEDILAVVTE
- a CDS encoding serine protease yields the protein MNVLVKKCLWSGFVVASIALLGGVAGIVADRVLLPKIAADSFLSRWGIFQKAAENTVIINKTEQVTIREDDSVETIALSASPSVVNILSVRRGGGAEIAKVGEETSKNVGMLQGSGVLVTNDGLIATFRTALLENASYTVFLYNGISYPATLVATDSLTGLSYLSIAASNLPSISFADPDGIRAGKKLILIANTAEEYRNRYSTGLLGNTDKSFNIAGGVVASSEQWEGVYAVDAATLAPYLGGPAIDYQGDLVGIVGNAPKDGGFETFLLPGSAVKASLERQVRGTLSNRPRLGVSYISITKAYAIANSIGRDRGALIMTPSGRQGLAILSGSPAEKAGLRIGDIVIAVNEQEINLDNPLSVAIGRLSRGDIATLRVLRGGIEQDVSVDL